One Streptomyces hundungensis DNA segment encodes these proteins:
- a CDS encoding ABC transporter ATP-binding protein: protein MTALLEVEDLRVAYGKIEAVKGISFSVDAGQVVTLIGTNGAGKTTTLRTLSGLLEPLAGTITFDGKPLKNVPAHKIVALGMAHSPEGRHIFPRMTIEDNLRLGAYLRDDKTGIEKDIQRAYDLFPILGERRKQAAGTLSGGEQQMLAMGRALMSQPKLLMLDEPSMGLSPIMMQKIMATISELKAQGTTILLVEQNAQAALSLADHAHVMEIGKIVLSGTGQDLLHDESVRKAYLGED, encoded by the coding sequence GTGACCGCACTCCTCGAAGTCGAGGACCTCCGGGTCGCCTACGGCAAAATCGAAGCCGTCAAAGGCATCTCCTTCAGCGTCGACGCAGGACAAGTCGTCACCCTCATCGGCACCAACGGCGCCGGAAAAACCACCACCCTGCGCACCCTCTCCGGCCTACTCGAACCCCTCGCCGGAACCATCACCTTCGACGGCAAACCCCTCAAAAACGTCCCCGCACACAAAATCGTCGCCCTCGGAATGGCCCACTCCCCCGAAGGCCGCCACATCTTCCCCCGCATGACCATCGAGGACAACCTCCGCCTCGGCGCCTACCTCCGCGACGACAAAACAGGCATCGAAAAAGACATCCAACGCGCCTACGACCTCTTCCCCATCCTCGGAGAACGCCGCAAACAAGCAGCCGGCACCCTCTCCGGCGGCGAACAACAAATGCTCGCCATGGGCCGCGCACTGATGTCCCAGCCCAAACTGCTGATGCTGGACGAACCCTCCATGGGCCTCTCCCCCATCATGATGCAGAAAATCATGGCCACCATCAGCGAACTCAAAGCCCAAGGCACCACCATCCTCCTCGTCGAACAGAACGCCCAAGCCGCGCTCTCCCTCGCCGACCACGCCCACGTCATGGAAATCGGGAAAATCGTCCTCTCCGGAACCGGACAGGACCTCCTCCACGACGAATCCGTCCGCAAGGCCTACCTCGGCGAAGACTGA
- a CDS encoding branched-chain amino acid ABC transporter substrate-binding protein, with the protein MLILTTVLTTGALTLTACGSRDKGGDDSSGKKQTVVIGVDAPLTGDLSALGLGIKNSADLAAQTANKQNLVPGVEFKTQPLDDQAQPSVGQQNATKFIGDKSVVGVVGPLNSSVSQSMQKPLNDAGLTQISPANTGTELTQGDGWKTGTKKRPYKTFFRTATTDQVQGAFAAKYLFNNAKLDSVYLIDDQKTYGAGLAASFKDTFTKLGGKIVGSDHINPDDRDFNAIVAKVKATGAKALYYGGEYPAAGPLSQQLKDSGTNIPLMGGDGIYSADFIKLNKKATGDLATSVGKPVEQLDSAKNFIANYKAANYKDAYEAYGGGTYDATWAIIQAVKDVVTANNGKLPDSDLRAKVLDAVGKVKFDGVTGPVSFDEYGDTTNTMMTAYKVTDGAWKPELSEAYKP; encoded by the coding sequence TTGCTCATCCTCACCACAGTGCTCACCACAGGCGCACTCACACTCACCGCCTGCGGCTCGCGCGACAAAGGCGGCGACGACAGCAGCGGCAAGAAGCAGACCGTCGTCATAGGCGTCGACGCACCCCTCACGGGTGACCTGTCCGCCCTCGGCCTCGGCATCAAGAACTCCGCCGACCTCGCCGCCCAGACGGCGAACAAGCAGAACCTCGTCCCCGGCGTCGAGTTCAAGACCCAGCCGCTCGACGACCAGGCCCAGCCCTCCGTCGGCCAGCAGAACGCCACCAAGTTCATCGGCGACAAGAGCGTCGTCGGCGTCGTCGGCCCCCTGAACTCCAGCGTCTCGCAGTCCATGCAGAAGCCGCTCAACGACGCCGGCCTCACCCAGATATCCCCCGCCAACACGGGCACCGAGCTGACCCAGGGCGACGGCTGGAAGACCGGCACCAAGAAGCGCCCCTACAAGACCTTCTTCCGCACCGCCACCACCGACCAGGTCCAGGGCGCCTTCGCCGCCAAGTACCTGTTCAACAACGCCAAGCTCGACTCGGTCTACCTCATCGACGACCAGAAGACCTACGGCGCCGGCCTCGCCGCGTCCTTCAAGGACACCTTCACCAAGCTCGGCGGCAAGATCGTCGGAAGCGACCACATCAACCCCGACGACCGCGACTTCAACGCCATCGTCGCCAAGGTCAAGGCCACCGGCGCCAAGGCCCTCTACTACGGCGGCGAATACCCCGCCGCCGGCCCCCTGTCCCAGCAGCTCAAGGACAGCGGCACCAACATCCCCCTCATGGGCGGCGACGGCATCTACAGCGCCGACTTCATCAAGCTCAACAAGAAGGCCACCGGCGACCTCGCCACCTCCGTCGGCAAGCCCGTCGAGCAGCTCGACTCCGCGAAGAACTTCATCGCGAACTACAAGGCCGCCAACTACAAGGACGCCTACGAGGCCTACGGGGGCGGCACCTACGACGCCACCTGGGCCATCATCCAGGCCGTCAAGGACGTCGTCACCGCCAACAACGGCAAGCTCCCCGACAGCGACCTGCGCGCCAAGGTCCTCGACGCCGTCGGCAAGGTCAAGTTCGACGGAGTCACCGGCCCCGTCTCCTTCGACGAGTACGGCGACACCACCAACACGATGATGACCGCCTACAAGGTCACCGACGGCGCCTGGAAGCCCGAGCTCAGCGAGGCCTACAAGCCGTAA
- a CDS encoding ABC transporter ATP-binding protein has product MTTTTNTVLHASGVTMRFGGLTAVRNVDLTVNSGEIVGLIGPNGAGKTTFFNCLTGLYVPTEGKVTYKDTVLPPKPHLVTQAGVARTFQNIRLFPNMTVLENVLVGRHTRTKEGLWSALLRLPGFKKAENASRERAMELLEFTGLAAKADHLSRNLPYGEQRKLEIARALASEPGLLLLDEPTAGMNPQETRAAEELIFAIRDQGIAVLVIEHDMRFIMNLCDRVSVLVQGEKLVEGTPDIVQADERVIAAYLGTPFEGAPGEEELAEVEAAETAQSSTTSTEGDTP; this is encoded by the coding sequence ATGACCACCACGACCAACACCGTCCTCCACGCCAGCGGCGTCACCATGCGCTTCGGCGGCCTCACCGCCGTACGCAACGTCGACCTCACCGTCAACAGCGGCGAAATCGTCGGCCTCATCGGACCCAACGGCGCAGGCAAAACCACCTTCTTCAACTGCCTCACCGGCCTGTACGTCCCCACCGAAGGCAAAGTCACCTACAAAGACACCGTCCTTCCCCCCAAACCCCACCTCGTCACCCAAGCCGGCGTCGCCCGCACCTTCCAGAACATCCGCCTCTTCCCCAACATGACCGTCCTGGAAAACGTCCTCGTCGGCCGCCACACCCGCACCAAAGAAGGCCTCTGGTCCGCACTCCTGCGCCTCCCCGGATTCAAAAAAGCAGAAAACGCATCCCGCGAACGAGCCATGGAACTCCTCGAGTTCACAGGACTCGCCGCAAAAGCAGACCACCTCAGCCGCAACCTCCCCTACGGCGAACAACGCAAGCTCGAAATCGCCCGCGCACTCGCCAGCGAACCCGGACTCCTCCTCCTCGACGAGCCCACCGCCGGCATGAACCCCCAAGAAACCCGCGCCGCCGAAGAACTCATCTTCGCCATCCGCGACCAAGGCATCGCCGTCCTCGTCATCGAGCACGACATGCGCTTCATCATGAACCTCTGCGACCGCGTCTCCGTCCTCGTCCAAGGCGAAAAACTCGTCGAAGGCACCCCAGACATCGTCCAAGCAGACGAACGCGTCATCGCCGCCTACCTCGGCACCCCCTTCGAAGGCGCCCCCGGAGAAGAAGAACTCGCCGAAGTAGAAGCCGCCGAAACAGCGCAGAGCAGCACCACAAGCACCGAAGGAGACACCCCGTGA
- a CDS encoding branched-chain amino acid ABC transporter permease, producing the protein MHELPQQLANGLILGAMYGLIAIGYTMVYGIVQLINFAHGEIFMVGGFGALTVFLALPSGFSLLAAIPLMIIGGVIVSVLVATAAERFAYRPLRGAPRLAPLITAIGLSLALQQAVWKWYPDAKKDRSFPQFDGSPFHVLGANIQRGDLFILIAAPVCMIALGFYVTKTRTGRGMQATAQDPDTAKLMGINTDRIIVMAFAIGAAFAAVAAVGYGLHNGQVGFRMGFIMGLKAFTAAVLGGIGNIYGAMLGGIVLGLAEALAVGYIGNIPSMELFGGGAWKDVWAFVLLIVVLLVRPQGLLGERVADRA; encoded by the coding sequence GTGCACGAACTGCCGCAACAGCTGGCCAATGGACTCATCCTCGGCGCGATGTACGGACTCATCGCGATCGGCTACACGATGGTCTACGGCATTGTCCAGCTCATCAACTTCGCCCACGGCGAGATATTCATGGTCGGGGGCTTCGGGGCACTCACCGTGTTCCTCGCACTCCCCTCAGGCTTCTCCCTCCTCGCCGCCATCCCGCTCATGATCATCGGCGGCGTCATCGTCTCCGTACTCGTCGCCACCGCAGCCGAGCGCTTCGCCTACCGGCCCCTGCGCGGCGCCCCCCGCCTCGCCCCGCTCATCACCGCGATCGGCCTCTCCCTCGCCCTCCAGCAAGCCGTATGGAAGTGGTACCCGGACGCCAAGAAGGACCGCTCCTTCCCGCAGTTCGACGGCAGCCCCTTCCACGTCCTCGGCGCCAACATCCAACGCGGCGACCTCTTCATCCTCATCGCCGCCCCCGTCTGCATGATCGCCCTCGGCTTCTACGTCACCAAGACCCGCACCGGCCGCGGCATGCAGGCCACCGCCCAGGACCCCGACACCGCCAAGCTCATGGGCATCAACACCGACCGCATCATCGTCATGGCCTTCGCCATCGGCGCCGCGTTCGCCGCCGTCGCCGCCGTCGGCTACGGCCTCCACAACGGCCAAGTCGGCTTCCGCATGGGCTTCATCATGGGCCTCAAAGCCTTCACCGCAGCCGTACTCGGCGGCATCGGCAACATCTACGGAGCCATGCTCGGCGGCATCGTCCTCGGACTCGCCGAAGCACTCGCCGTCGGCTACATCGGCAACATCCCCAGCATGGAACTCTTCGGCGGCGGCGCCTGGAAGGACGTATGGGCCTTCGTCCTCCTCATCGTCGTCCTCCTCGTGCGACCCCAAGGCCTGCTAGGCGAACGCGTCGCGGACAGGGCGTGA
- a CDS encoding branched-chain amino acid ABC transporter permease: MTNINTPAATDSAAPLIPLPTTLARHTVTAGATTALIGTFLAWTWTSDFPGDLTVTGYPGGLQLLTLTTAALTILFALSTYGVPGLRWLTPGGTYAPLRLLALATFGTTGYTLGAISADLGGIVNLEPGAYVSGLGSLIALIAAFALPGDTPGTDTTGDNTWQRIRHTLAAPSPRPARAIPDWAGILIIVAAFAIGLYVFAYGIDTAYTELFIGFLITAVFTFAAITQAGLIARLSALTAHHRTVTLSAAFVAAICFPFTQSSDEYALIGANILIFATVALGLNVVVGLAGLLDLGYVAFLGVGAYAAALVSGASTSSIGVHFPFWAAILVGAGASLIFGVLIGAPTLRLRGDYLAIVTLGFGEIFRITMNNLNGNSGPNVTNGSRGIPAIPDITIFGYDLGISHDVAGFTLGKPGNYYLLMLVITLIVVTVFRRSADSRIGRAWVAIREDETAATAMGINGFRVKLIAFALGATLAGLAGTVQGHLTSTVTPEQYQFAGSVPPNSAFLLAAVILGGMGTMSGPLIGASLLYLIPAKLQFMQDYQLLLFGIALIVLMRLRPEGIIADRRKKLEFHETGQLDTPDTTLTDTPVGVTKAGA; this comes from the coding sequence ATGACCAACATCAACACCCCCGCCGCCACCGACAGCGCGGCCCCCCTCATCCCGCTGCCCACCACCCTCGCCCGGCACACCGTCACCGCCGGCGCCACCACCGCCCTCATCGGCACCTTCCTGGCATGGACCTGGACCAGCGACTTCCCCGGCGACCTCACCGTCACCGGCTACCCCGGCGGCCTCCAACTCCTCACCCTCACCACCGCAGCCCTCACCATCCTCTTCGCCCTCTCCACCTACGGCGTCCCCGGACTGCGCTGGCTCACCCCCGGCGGCACCTACGCCCCCCTGCGCCTCCTCGCCCTCGCCACCTTCGGCACCACCGGCTACACCCTCGGCGCGATCTCCGCCGACCTCGGCGGCATCGTCAACCTCGAACCCGGCGCCTACGTCTCCGGCCTCGGCTCCCTCATCGCCCTCATCGCCGCCTTCGCCCTCCCCGGCGACACCCCCGGAACCGACACCACCGGCGACAACACCTGGCAACGCATCCGCCACACCCTCGCCGCCCCCAGCCCCCGCCCCGCCCGGGCCATCCCCGACTGGGCCGGCATCCTCATCATCGTCGCCGCCTTCGCCATCGGCCTCTACGTCTTCGCGTACGGCATCGACACCGCCTACACCGAACTGTTCATCGGCTTCCTCATCACCGCCGTGTTCACGTTCGCCGCCATCACCCAAGCCGGCCTCATCGCCCGCCTCTCCGCACTCACGGCACACCACCGCACCGTCACCCTCAGCGCCGCCTTCGTCGCCGCGATCTGCTTCCCCTTCACACAATCCAGCGACGAATACGCCCTCATCGGCGCCAACATCCTCATCTTCGCCACCGTCGCCCTCGGCCTCAACGTCGTCGTCGGCCTCGCCGGCCTCCTCGACCTCGGCTACGTCGCCTTCCTCGGCGTCGGCGCCTACGCCGCCGCCCTCGTCTCCGGCGCGAGCACCTCCAGCATCGGCGTCCACTTCCCGTTCTGGGCCGCCATCCTCGTCGGCGCCGGCGCATCCCTCATCTTCGGCGTCCTCATCGGCGCCCCCACCCTGCGCCTACGCGGCGACTACCTCGCCATCGTCACCCTCGGCTTCGGTGAGATCTTCCGCATCACCATGAACAACCTCAACGGGAACAGCGGACCCAACGTCACCAACGGCTCCCGCGGCATCCCCGCCATCCCCGACATCACGATCTTCGGATACGACCTCGGCATCAGCCACGACGTCGCCGGCTTCACCCTCGGCAAACCCGGCAACTACTACCTCCTGATGCTCGTCATCACCCTCATCGTCGTCACCGTCTTCCGACGCAGCGCCGACTCCCGCATCGGCCGCGCCTGGGTCGCCATCCGCGAAGACGAAACCGCCGCCACCGCCATGGGCATCAACGGCTTCCGCGTCAAACTCATCGCCTTCGCACTCGGCGCCACCCTCGCCGGACTCGCCGGCACCGTACAAGGCCACCTCACCAGCACCGTCACCCCCGAGCAATACCAATTCGCCGGCTCCGTACCCCCCAACTCCGCCTTCCTCCTCGCCGCCGTCATCCTCGGCGGCATGGGAACCATGAGCGGACCCCTCATCGGCGCCTCCCTGCTCTACCTCATCCCGGCCAAACTCCAATTCATGCAGGACTACCAACTACTCCTCTTCGGAATAGCCCTCATCGTCCTCATGCGCCTGCGCCCCGAAGGCATCATCGCCGACCGCAGGAAAAAGCTCGAATTCCACGAAACCGGCCAACTCGACACACCCGACACCACCCTCACCGACACACCCGTCGGCGTCACCAAGGCGGGGGCGTGA
- a CDS encoding ANTAR domain-containing response regulator translates to MTAPESPQPTADDDASHVPPLTTRVVIAEDEALIRLDLKEMLEEEGYAVVGEAGDGQKAVELAREHRPDLVILDVKMPVLDGISAAELIAKESIAPVLMLTAFSQRDLVERARDAGAMAYLVKPFSKSDVVPAIEMAVSRFTELKALEREVADLSQRLETRKLVDRAKSVLQTQYGLSEPAAFRWIQKTSMDRRMSMQQVAEAVIEDAEEKKAAKGE, encoded by the coding sequence GTGACCGCCCCCGAGTCGCCCCAGCCCACCGCAGACGACGACGCGTCGCACGTCCCCCCGCTGACGACCCGCGTCGTCATCGCCGAGGACGAGGCCCTCATCCGCCTCGATCTCAAAGAGATGCTCGAAGAAGAGGGCTACGCGGTCGTGGGCGAGGCCGGTGACGGGCAGAAGGCCGTCGAGCTGGCTCGTGAGCACCGCCCGGACCTCGTCATCCTGGACGTGAAGATGCCCGTCCTGGACGGGATTTCCGCGGCGGAGCTGATCGCGAAGGAGTCGATCGCCCCGGTGTTGATGCTGACGGCGTTCAGTCAGCGGGACCTGGTGGAGCGGGCTCGGGACGCCGGTGCGATGGCGTATCTGGTGAAGCCGTTCTCGAAGAGCGATGTGGTGCCGGCGATCGAGATGGCGGTGTCGCGGTTCACGGAGTTGAAGGCGCTGGAGCGGGAGGTCGCGGACCTGTCGCAGCGTTTGGAGACGCGGAAGTTGGTGGATCGGGCGAAGTCGGTGTTGCAGACGCAGTACGGGTTGTCGGAGCCGGCGGCGTTCCGGTGGATTCAGAAGACGTCGATGGATCGGCGGATGTCGATGCAGCAGGTGGCTGAGGCGGTTATTGAGGATGCCGAGGAGAAGAAGGCGGCGAAGGGGGAGTAA